A window from Branchiostoma lanceolatum isolate klBraLanc5 chromosome 9, klBraLanc5.hap2, whole genome shotgun sequence encodes these proteins:
- the LOC136441792 gene encoding discoidin domain-containing receptor 2-like isoform X3 codes for MEGKAGTALGLLLLMTLYNSSLAIDASTCRYSLGMEDKRIPDEDISASSSHFETVGPSYARPYITRRRLRQDEGDGAWCPRNMVTDESYEYLQVNMRTQRFVTIVAVQGRYDEGIGREFARRFRLEYSRDGKVWRRWKDRTGNELLEGNTDSMTPVLRDLDPPFIGNHIRFIPLSNDPGVPQTVCMRVEMYGCEWNDGLVSYSMPPGQSRGEVLVNDATYDGAKSASLVYSGLGQLTDGITGPDNFLLDVSGMWSGYEWVGWKNTTKGTKPVELTFEFENARNFTTMKIHCNNFFLREAKVFDEATISFSIEGTYYSRTPIVYKHILDTNNYSARWVTINLNHNIGKFLKVRFTYADSWMLFSEVSFDSVTGNFSHLTDEEYVDPMLVTETVPLPIEIPNGEIVMDGSATSLTTVDPNGSDHTEVTTVDTSITEVDGQSGLPNVAIIVGILVAIIFVLMVVILLILWRHKRKTKAKPPKETRGFEQHIALNVCMPNGHNNQPSVRHANPSYHRIRPNDPEYQEPHNFLRKLPDLPALPAPVAQSRENSGDAVYAEPDFSLCAANPNVKIPHYAEAEIVNIQGVAGTNTYAVPNVNIDMYSTSTPPEFPRHNLRFQEKLGEGQFGEVHLCEAEGMREFVGGDFCLTHTKDKPVLVAVKMLRPDATKNARTDFFKEVKILARLRDANIVRLLGVCTRDEPLCMIVEYMENGDLNQYLFKHEFEGGVASASNAPMLGLGALLYMAAQIASGMKYLSSLNFVHRDLATRNCLVGPRHSVRIADFGMSRNLYCADYYRIQGRAVLPIRWMAWESILMGKFTSQSDIWAFGVTLWEVLTLAKEQPYAHLSDEQVIENTGEFFKDEGRQVHLSQPAICPSDTYAMMRKCWKKEPENRPTFEDLCVFLQRKNIGFLTEV; via the exons ATGGAAGGAAAAGCAGGGACTGCGTTAGGTCTGCTGCTTCTTATGACTCTGTACAACAGTTCGCTGGCCATAGATGCCT CGACATGCCGATACTCCCTGGGTATGGAAGACAAGAGAATCCCAGACGAGGACATCTCAGCAAGCTCTTCACATTTTGAGACAGTCGGCCCAAGTTATGCAAG ACCTTACATAACTCGCCGGAG ACTAAGACAAGACGAGGGTGACGGCGCGTGGTGCCCGCGGAACATGGTCACCGACGAGTCGTACGAGTACCTGCAGGTCAACATGCGCACGCAGCGCTTCGTCACGATCGTGGCAGTGCAGGGGAGGTACGACGAGGGGATCGGGAGGGAGTTCGCTCGCAGGTTCCGCCTGGAGTATAGCCGCGACGGGAAGGTCTGGAGACGATGGAAGGACAGGACGGGCAACGag CTCTTGGAAGGGAACACCGACTCCATGACGCCGGTGTTGCGTGATCTGGACCCGCCGTTTATCGGAAACCACATCCGGTTCATCCCGCTCAGTAACGACCCGGGCGTGCCGCAGACCGTCTGCATGAGGGTGGAGATGTACGGCTGCGAATGGAACG ACGGCCTCGTGTCGTACTCCATGCCTCCCGGACAGAGCCGCGGGGAGGTGCTTGTCAACGACGCCACCTACGACGGCGCGAAAAGCGCGTCCCTCGTGTACAGTGGACTGGGCCAGCTCACCGACGGTATAACCGGTCCCGACAACTTCCTATTGGACGTAAGTGGCATGTGGTCCGGCTACGAGTGGGTCGGCTGGAAAAACACGACGAAGGGAACTAAACCCGTGGAGCTCACGTTCGAGTTCGAGAACGCGAGAAACTTCACGACCATGAAGATCCACTGCAACAACTTCTTCCTGCGGGAGGCGAAGGTTTTCGACGAGGCGACGATATCCTTCAGCATCGAGGGGACGTACTATTCCCGCACGCCCATAGTGTACAAGCACATACTGGACACTAACAACTACAG TGCACGATGGGTGACCATAAACTTGAACCACAACATTGGGAAGTTCCTCAAGGTTCGATTCACGTATGCGGACAGTTGGATGCTTTTTAGTGAGGTGTCTTTCGACTCAG TGACTGGCAACTTCAGCCACCTTACTGACGAAGAGTATGTAGACCCAATGCTTGTGACAGAGACAGTGCCTCTGCCCATCGAGATTCCAAACGGGGAAATCGTTATGGACGGAAGCGCGACTTCTCTCACAACCGTAGACCCTAACGGCTCGGACCACACAG AAGTGACCACAGTGGACACGTCCATCACAGAGGTGGACGGCCAGAGTGGCCTCCCCAACGTGGCCATCATCGTGGGCATCCTGGTGGCCATCATCTTTGTGCTGATGGTGGTCATTCTGCTCATCTTGTGGAGACACAAGAGGAAGACTAAGGCCAAGCCTCCAAAAg aaACGAGAGGATTCGAGCAGCACATAGCGCTGAACGTGTGCATGCCTAACGGGCACAACAACCAGCCGAGCGTGCGCCACGCCAACCCCAGCTACCACCGCATCCGCCCCAACGACCCCGAGTACCAGGAGCCGCACAACTTCCTGAGGAAGCTGCCCGACCTTCCCGCGCTGCCCGCGCCTGTCGCTCAGTCTAGGGAGAACTCAG GTGATGCCGTGTACGCGGAACCAGACTTCAGCCTCTGCGCGGCCAACCCCAACGTCAAGATCCCGCACTACGCCGAGGCAGAGATCGTCAACATCCAGGGCGTGGCGGGAACCAACACCTACGCCGTCCCCAACGTGAACATCGACATGTACTCCACGTCCACGCCTCCGGAGTTCCCCCGACACAACCTCCGCTTCCAGGAGAAGCTTGGGGAGGGGCAGTTTGGAGAG GTTCACCTGTGTGAAGCTGAGGGAATGAGAGAATTCGTGGGCGGAGATTTCTgcctcacacacacaaaggacAAACCTGTACTGGTGGCTGTAAAGATGCTGAGGCCAGATGCCACTAAAAATGCCAG AACTGACTTCTTCAAGGAAGTGAAGATCCTTGCGAGGCTGAGAGACGCTAACATTGTGCGACTGCTCGGAGTGTGTACACGGGACGAACCGCTGTGCATGATCGTTGAGTACATGGAGAATGGCGACCTGAACCAGTACCTCTTCAAACACGAGTTTGAGGGGGGTGTAGCGTCGGCTTCGAATGCACCCATGCTCGG CTTGGGGGCGCTGCTCTACATGGCTGCTCAGATCGCGTCCGGAATGAAGTACCTGTCGTCCTTGAACTTTGTGCACCGCGACCTCGCCACCAGGAACTGCCTGGTTGGTCCGAGGCACTCGGTGAGAATAGCGGACTTCGGCATGAGTCGGAACCTGTACTGCGCGGATTACTACAGGATACAGGGGCGCGCCGTGCTCCCCATCAGGTGGATGGCCTGGGAGAGTATTCTCATG GGTAAGTTCACCAGTCAGAGTGACATCTGGGCCTTCGGAGTGACCCTGTGGGAGGTCCTCACGCTCGCCAAGGAGCAGCCGTACGCCCACCTGTCCGACGAGCAGGTCATCGAGAACACGGGAGAGTTCTTCAAGGACGAGGGCCGCCAGGTGCACCTGTCGCAGCCCGCCATCTGTCCCAGCGACACCTACGCCATGATGAGAAAATGTTGGAAGAAGGAGCCCGAGAACAGACCCACCTTTGAAGACCTCTGCGTCTTCCTACAGAGGAAAAACATTGGCTTCCTCACAGAAGTATGA
- the LOC136441792 gene encoding discoidin domain-containing receptor 2-like isoform X1, with the protein MEGKAGTALGLLLLMTLYNSSLAIDASTCRYSLGMEDKRIPDEDISASSSHFETVGPSYARPYITRRRLRQDEGDGAWCPRNMVTDESYEYLQVNMRTQRFVTIVAVQGRYDEGIGREFARRFRLEYSRDGKVWRRWKDRTGNELLEGNTDSMTPVLRDLDPPFIGNHIRFIPLSNDPGVPQTVCMRVEMYGCEWNDGLVSYSMPPGQSRGEVLVNDATYDGAKSASLVYSGLGQLTDGITGPDNFLLDVSGMWSGYEWVGWKNTTKGTKPVELTFEFENARNFTTMKIHCNNFFLREAKVFDEATISFSIEGTYYSRTPIVYKHILDTNNYSARWVTINLNHNIGKFLKVRFTYADSWMLFSEVSFDSVTGNFSHLTDEEYVDPMLVTETVPLPIEIPNGEIVMDGSATSLTTVDPNGSDHTVDAAVSADGNDTEVTTVDTSITEVDGQSGLPNVAIIVGILVAIIFVLMVVILLILWRHKRKTKAKPPKETRGFEQHIALNVCMPNGHNNQPSVRHANPSYHRIRPNDPEYQEPHNFLRKLPDLPALPAPVAQSRENSGDAVYAEPDFSLCAANPNVKIPHYAEAEIVNIQGVAGTNTYAVPNVNIDMYSTSTPPEFPRHNLRFQEKLGEGQFGEVHLCEAEGMREFVGGDFCLTHTKDKPVLVAVKMLRPDATKNARTDFFKEVKILARLRDANIVRLLGVCTRDEPLCMIVEYMENGDLNQYLFKHEFEGGVASASNAPMLGLGALLYMAAQIASGMKYLSSLNFVHRDLATRNCLVGPRHSVRIADFGMSRNLYCADYYRIQGRAVLPIRWMAWESILMGKFTSQSDIWAFGVTLWEVLTLAKEQPYAHLSDEQVIENTGEFFKDEGRQVHLSQPAICPSDTYAMMRKCWKKEPENRPTFEDLCVFLQRKNIGFLTEV; encoded by the exons ATGGAAGGAAAAGCAGGGACTGCGTTAGGTCTGCTGCTTCTTATGACTCTGTACAACAGTTCGCTGGCCATAGATGCCT CGACATGCCGATACTCCCTGGGTATGGAAGACAAGAGAATCCCAGACGAGGACATCTCAGCAAGCTCTTCACATTTTGAGACAGTCGGCCCAAGTTATGCAAG ACCTTACATAACTCGCCGGAG ACTAAGACAAGACGAGGGTGACGGCGCGTGGTGCCCGCGGAACATGGTCACCGACGAGTCGTACGAGTACCTGCAGGTCAACATGCGCACGCAGCGCTTCGTCACGATCGTGGCAGTGCAGGGGAGGTACGACGAGGGGATCGGGAGGGAGTTCGCTCGCAGGTTCCGCCTGGAGTATAGCCGCGACGGGAAGGTCTGGAGACGATGGAAGGACAGGACGGGCAACGag CTCTTGGAAGGGAACACCGACTCCATGACGCCGGTGTTGCGTGATCTGGACCCGCCGTTTATCGGAAACCACATCCGGTTCATCCCGCTCAGTAACGACCCGGGCGTGCCGCAGACCGTCTGCATGAGGGTGGAGATGTACGGCTGCGAATGGAACG ACGGCCTCGTGTCGTACTCCATGCCTCCCGGACAGAGCCGCGGGGAGGTGCTTGTCAACGACGCCACCTACGACGGCGCGAAAAGCGCGTCCCTCGTGTACAGTGGACTGGGCCAGCTCACCGACGGTATAACCGGTCCCGACAACTTCCTATTGGACGTAAGTGGCATGTGGTCCGGCTACGAGTGGGTCGGCTGGAAAAACACGACGAAGGGAACTAAACCCGTGGAGCTCACGTTCGAGTTCGAGAACGCGAGAAACTTCACGACCATGAAGATCCACTGCAACAACTTCTTCCTGCGGGAGGCGAAGGTTTTCGACGAGGCGACGATATCCTTCAGCATCGAGGGGACGTACTATTCCCGCACGCCCATAGTGTACAAGCACATACTGGACACTAACAACTACAG TGCACGATGGGTGACCATAAACTTGAACCACAACATTGGGAAGTTCCTCAAGGTTCGATTCACGTATGCGGACAGTTGGATGCTTTTTAGTGAGGTGTCTTTCGACTCAG TGACTGGCAACTTCAGCCACCTTACTGACGAAGAGTATGTAGACCCAATGCTTGTGACAGAGACAGTGCCTCTGCCCATCGAGATTCCAAACGGGGAAATCGTTATGGACGGAAGCGCGACTTCTCTCACAACCGTAGACCCTAACGGCTCGGACCACACAG TTGATGCAGCAGTTTCTGCAGATGGGAATGATACAG AAGTGACCACAGTGGACACGTCCATCACAGAGGTGGACGGCCAGAGTGGCCTCCCCAACGTGGCCATCATCGTGGGCATCCTGGTGGCCATCATCTTTGTGCTGATGGTGGTCATTCTGCTCATCTTGTGGAGACACAAGAGGAAGACTAAGGCCAAGCCTCCAAAAg aaACGAGAGGATTCGAGCAGCACATAGCGCTGAACGTGTGCATGCCTAACGGGCACAACAACCAGCCGAGCGTGCGCCACGCCAACCCCAGCTACCACCGCATCCGCCCCAACGACCCCGAGTACCAGGAGCCGCACAACTTCCTGAGGAAGCTGCCCGACCTTCCCGCGCTGCCCGCGCCTGTCGCTCAGTCTAGGGAGAACTCAG GTGATGCCGTGTACGCGGAACCAGACTTCAGCCTCTGCGCGGCCAACCCCAACGTCAAGATCCCGCACTACGCCGAGGCAGAGATCGTCAACATCCAGGGCGTGGCGGGAACCAACACCTACGCCGTCCCCAACGTGAACATCGACATGTACTCCACGTCCACGCCTCCGGAGTTCCCCCGACACAACCTCCGCTTCCAGGAGAAGCTTGGGGAGGGGCAGTTTGGAGAG GTTCACCTGTGTGAAGCTGAGGGAATGAGAGAATTCGTGGGCGGAGATTTCTgcctcacacacacaaaggacAAACCTGTACTGGTGGCTGTAAAGATGCTGAGGCCAGATGCCACTAAAAATGCCAG AACTGACTTCTTCAAGGAAGTGAAGATCCTTGCGAGGCTGAGAGACGCTAACATTGTGCGACTGCTCGGAGTGTGTACACGGGACGAACCGCTGTGCATGATCGTTGAGTACATGGAGAATGGCGACCTGAACCAGTACCTCTTCAAACACGAGTTTGAGGGGGGTGTAGCGTCGGCTTCGAATGCACCCATGCTCGG CTTGGGGGCGCTGCTCTACATGGCTGCTCAGATCGCGTCCGGAATGAAGTACCTGTCGTCCTTGAACTTTGTGCACCGCGACCTCGCCACCAGGAACTGCCTGGTTGGTCCGAGGCACTCGGTGAGAATAGCGGACTTCGGCATGAGTCGGAACCTGTACTGCGCGGATTACTACAGGATACAGGGGCGCGCCGTGCTCCCCATCAGGTGGATGGCCTGGGAGAGTATTCTCATG GGTAAGTTCACCAGTCAGAGTGACATCTGGGCCTTCGGAGTGACCCTGTGGGAGGTCCTCACGCTCGCCAAGGAGCAGCCGTACGCCCACCTGTCCGACGAGCAGGTCATCGAGAACACGGGAGAGTTCTTCAAGGACGAGGGCCGCCAGGTGCACCTGTCGCAGCCCGCCATCTGTCCCAGCGACACCTACGCCATGATGAGAAAATGTTGGAAGAAGGAGCCCGAGAACAGACCCACCTTTGAAGACCTCTGCGTCTTCCTACAGAGGAAAAACATTGGCTTCCTCACAGAAGTATGA
- the LOC136441792 gene encoding discoidin domain-containing receptor 2-like isoform X4, with protein MEGKAGTALGLLLLMTLYNSSLAIDASTCRYSLGMEDKRIPDEDISASSSHFETVGPSYARPYITRRRLRQDEGDGAWCPRNMVTDESYEYLQVNMRTQRFVTIVAVQGRYDEGIGREFARRFRLEYSRDGKVWRRWKDRTGNELLEGNTDSMTPVLRDLDPPFIGNHIRFIPLSNDPGVPQTVCMRVEMYGCEWNDGLVSYSMPPGQSRGEVLVNDATYDGAKSASLVYSGLGQLTDGITGPDNFLLDVSGMWSGYEWVGWKNTTKGTKPVELTFEFENARNFTTMKIHCNNFFLREAKVFDEATISFSIEGTYYSRTPIVYKHILDTNNYSARWVTINLNHNIGKFLKVRFTYADSWMLFSEVSFDSVDAAVSADGNDTEVTTVDTSITEVDGQSGLPNVAIIVGILVAIIFVLMVVILLILWRHKRKTKAKPPKETRGFEQHIALNVCMPNGHNNQPSVRHANPSYHRIRPNDPEYQEPHNFLRKLPDLPALPAPVAQSRENSGDAVYAEPDFSLCAANPNVKIPHYAEAEIVNIQGVAGTNTYAVPNVNIDMYSTSTPPEFPRHNLRFQEKLGEGQFGEVHLCEAEGMREFVGGDFCLTHTKDKPVLVAVKMLRPDATKNARTDFFKEVKILARLRDANIVRLLGVCTRDEPLCMIVEYMENGDLNQYLFKHEFEGGVASASNAPMLGLGALLYMAAQIASGMKYLSSLNFVHRDLATRNCLVGPRHSVRIADFGMSRNLYCADYYRIQGRAVLPIRWMAWESILMGKFTSQSDIWAFGVTLWEVLTLAKEQPYAHLSDEQVIENTGEFFKDEGRQVHLSQPAICPSDTYAMMRKCWKKEPENRPTFEDLCVFLQRKNIGFLTEV; from the exons ATGGAAGGAAAAGCAGGGACTGCGTTAGGTCTGCTGCTTCTTATGACTCTGTACAACAGTTCGCTGGCCATAGATGCCT CGACATGCCGATACTCCCTGGGTATGGAAGACAAGAGAATCCCAGACGAGGACATCTCAGCAAGCTCTTCACATTTTGAGACAGTCGGCCCAAGTTATGCAAG ACCTTACATAACTCGCCGGAG ACTAAGACAAGACGAGGGTGACGGCGCGTGGTGCCCGCGGAACATGGTCACCGACGAGTCGTACGAGTACCTGCAGGTCAACATGCGCACGCAGCGCTTCGTCACGATCGTGGCAGTGCAGGGGAGGTACGACGAGGGGATCGGGAGGGAGTTCGCTCGCAGGTTCCGCCTGGAGTATAGCCGCGACGGGAAGGTCTGGAGACGATGGAAGGACAGGACGGGCAACGag CTCTTGGAAGGGAACACCGACTCCATGACGCCGGTGTTGCGTGATCTGGACCCGCCGTTTATCGGAAACCACATCCGGTTCATCCCGCTCAGTAACGACCCGGGCGTGCCGCAGACCGTCTGCATGAGGGTGGAGATGTACGGCTGCGAATGGAACG ACGGCCTCGTGTCGTACTCCATGCCTCCCGGACAGAGCCGCGGGGAGGTGCTTGTCAACGACGCCACCTACGACGGCGCGAAAAGCGCGTCCCTCGTGTACAGTGGACTGGGCCAGCTCACCGACGGTATAACCGGTCCCGACAACTTCCTATTGGACGTAAGTGGCATGTGGTCCGGCTACGAGTGGGTCGGCTGGAAAAACACGACGAAGGGAACTAAACCCGTGGAGCTCACGTTCGAGTTCGAGAACGCGAGAAACTTCACGACCATGAAGATCCACTGCAACAACTTCTTCCTGCGGGAGGCGAAGGTTTTCGACGAGGCGACGATATCCTTCAGCATCGAGGGGACGTACTATTCCCGCACGCCCATAGTGTACAAGCACATACTGGACACTAACAACTACAG TGCACGATGGGTGACCATAAACTTGAACCACAACATTGGGAAGTTCCTCAAGGTTCGATTCACGTATGCGGACAGTTGGATGCTTTTTAGTGAGGTGTCTTTCGACTCAG TTGATGCAGCAGTTTCTGCAGATGGGAATGATACAG AAGTGACCACAGTGGACACGTCCATCACAGAGGTGGACGGCCAGAGTGGCCTCCCCAACGTGGCCATCATCGTGGGCATCCTGGTGGCCATCATCTTTGTGCTGATGGTGGTCATTCTGCTCATCTTGTGGAGACACAAGAGGAAGACTAAGGCCAAGCCTCCAAAAg aaACGAGAGGATTCGAGCAGCACATAGCGCTGAACGTGTGCATGCCTAACGGGCACAACAACCAGCCGAGCGTGCGCCACGCCAACCCCAGCTACCACCGCATCCGCCCCAACGACCCCGAGTACCAGGAGCCGCACAACTTCCTGAGGAAGCTGCCCGACCTTCCCGCGCTGCCCGCGCCTGTCGCTCAGTCTAGGGAGAACTCAG GTGATGCCGTGTACGCGGAACCAGACTTCAGCCTCTGCGCGGCCAACCCCAACGTCAAGATCCCGCACTACGCCGAGGCAGAGATCGTCAACATCCAGGGCGTGGCGGGAACCAACACCTACGCCGTCCCCAACGTGAACATCGACATGTACTCCACGTCCACGCCTCCGGAGTTCCCCCGACACAACCTCCGCTTCCAGGAGAAGCTTGGGGAGGGGCAGTTTGGAGAG GTTCACCTGTGTGAAGCTGAGGGAATGAGAGAATTCGTGGGCGGAGATTTCTgcctcacacacacaaaggacAAACCTGTACTGGTGGCTGTAAAGATGCTGAGGCCAGATGCCACTAAAAATGCCAG AACTGACTTCTTCAAGGAAGTGAAGATCCTTGCGAGGCTGAGAGACGCTAACATTGTGCGACTGCTCGGAGTGTGTACACGGGACGAACCGCTGTGCATGATCGTTGAGTACATGGAGAATGGCGACCTGAACCAGTACCTCTTCAAACACGAGTTTGAGGGGGGTGTAGCGTCGGCTTCGAATGCACCCATGCTCGG CTTGGGGGCGCTGCTCTACATGGCTGCTCAGATCGCGTCCGGAATGAAGTACCTGTCGTCCTTGAACTTTGTGCACCGCGACCTCGCCACCAGGAACTGCCTGGTTGGTCCGAGGCACTCGGTGAGAATAGCGGACTTCGGCATGAGTCGGAACCTGTACTGCGCGGATTACTACAGGATACAGGGGCGCGCCGTGCTCCCCATCAGGTGGATGGCCTGGGAGAGTATTCTCATG GGTAAGTTCACCAGTCAGAGTGACATCTGGGCCTTCGGAGTGACCCTGTGGGAGGTCCTCACGCTCGCCAAGGAGCAGCCGTACGCCCACCTGTCCGACGAGCAGGTCATCGAGAACACGGGAGAGTTCTTCAAGGACGAGGGCCGCCAGGTGCACCTGTCGCAGCCCGCCATCTGTCCCAGCGACACCTACGCCATGATGAGAAAATGTTGGAAGAAGGAGCCCGAGAACAGACCCACCTTTGAAGACCTCTGCGTCTTCCTACAGAGGAAAAACATTGGCTTCCTCACAGAAGTATGA
- the LOC136441792 gene encoding discoidin domain-containing receptor 2-like isoform X5 yields MEGKAGTALGLLLLMTLYNSSLAIDASTCRYSLGMEDKRIPDEDISASSSHFETVGPSYARPYITRRRLRQDEGDGAWCPRNMVTDESYEYLQVNMRTQRFVTIVAVQGRYDEGIGREFARRFRLEYSRDGKVWRRWKDRTGNELLEGNTDSMTPVLRDLDPPFIGNHIRFIPLSNDPGVPQTVCMRVEMYGCEWNDGLVSYSMPPGQSRGEVLVNDATYDGAKSASLVYSGLGQLTDGITGPDNFLLDVSGMWSGYEWVGWKNTTKGTKPVELTFEFENARNFTTMKIHCNNFFLREAKVFDEATISFSIEGTYYSRTPIVYKHILDTNNYSARWVTINLNHNIGKFLKVRFTYADSWMLFSEVSFDSEVTTVDTSITEVDGQSGLPNVAIIVGILVAIIFVLMVVILLILWRHKRKTKAKPPKETRGFEQHIALNVCMPNGHNNQPSVRHANPSYHRIRPNDPEYQEPHNFLRKLPDLPALPAPVAQSRENSGDAVYAEPDFSLCAANPNVKIPHYAEAEIVNIQGVAGTNTYAVPNVNIDMYSTSTPPEFPRHNLRFQEKLGEGQFGEVHLCEAEGMREFVGGDFCLTHTKDKPVLVAVKMLRPDATKNARTDFFKEVKILARLRDANIVRLLGVCTRDEPLCMIVEYMENGDLNQYLFKHEFEGGVASASNAPMLGLGALLYMAAQIASGMKYLSSLNFVHRDLATRNCLVGPRHSVRIADFGMSRNLYCADYYRIQGRAVLPIRWMAWESILMGKFTSQSDIWAFGVTLWEVLTLAKEQPYAHLSDEQVIENTGEFFKDEGRQVHLSQPAICPSDTYAMMRKCWKKEPENRPTFEDLCVFLQRKNIGFLTEV; encoded by the exons ATGGAAGGAAAAGCAGGGACTGCGTTAGGTCTGCTGCTTCTTATGACTCTGTACAACAGTTCGCTGGCCATAGATGCCT CGACATGCCGATACTCCCTGGGTATGGAAGACAAGAGAATCCCAGACGAGGACATCTCAGCAAGCTCTTCACATTTTGAGACAGTCGGCCCAAGTTATGCAAG ACCTTACATAACTCGCCGGAG ACTAAGACAAGACGAGGGTGACGGCGCGTGGTGCCCGCGGAACATGGTCACCGACGAGTCGTACGAGTACCTGCAGGTCAACATGCGCACGCAGCGCTTCGTCACGATCGTGGCAGTGCAGGGGAGGTACGACGAGGGGATCGGGAGGGAGTTCGCTCGCAGGTTCCGCCTGGAGTATAGCCGCGACGGGAAGGTCTGGAGACGATGGAAGGACAGGACGGGCAACGag CTCTTGGAAGGGAACACCGACTCCATGACGCCGGTGTTGCGTGATCTGGACCCGCCGTTTATCGGAAACCACATCCGGTTCATCCCGCTCAGTAACGACCCGGGCGTGCCGCAGACCGTCTGCATGAGGGTGGAGATGTACGGCTGCGAATGGAACG ACGGCCTCGTGTCGTACTCCATGCCTCCCGGACAGAGCCGCGGGGAGGTGCTTGTCAACGACGCCACCTACGACGGCGCGAAAAGCGCGTCCCTCGTGTACAGTGGACTGGGCCAGCTCACCGACGGTATAACCGGTCCCGACAACTTCCTATTGGACGTAAGTGGCATGTGGTCCGGCTACGAGTGGGTCGGCTGGAAAAACACGACGAAGGGAACTAAACCCGTGGAGCTCACGTTCGAGTTCGAGAACGCGAGAAACTTCACGACCATGAAGATCCACTGCAACAACTTCTTCCTGCGGGAGGCGAAGGTTTTCGACGAGGCGACGATATCCTTCAGCATCGAGGGGACGTACTATTCCCGCACGCCCATAGTGTACAAGCACATACTGGACACTAACAACTACAG TGCACGATGGGTGACCATAAACTTGAACCACAACATTGGGAAGTTCCTCAAGGTTCGATTCACGTATGCGGACAGTTGGATGCTTTTTAGTGAGGTGTCTTTCGACTCAG AAGTGACCACAGTGGACACGTCCATCACAGAGGTGGACGGCCAGAGTGGCCTCCCCAACGTGGCCATCATCGTGGGCATCCTGGTGGCCATCATCTTTGTGCTGATGGTGGTCATTCTGCTCATCTTGTGGAGACACAAGAGGAAGACTAAGGCCAAGCCTCCAAAAg aaACGAGAGGATTCGAGCAGCACATAGCGCTGAACGTGTGCATGCCTAACGGGCACAACAACCAGCCGAGCGTGCGCCACGCCAACCCCAGCTACCACCGCATCCGCCCCAACGACCCCGAGTACCAGGAGCCGCACAACTTCCTGAGGAAGCTGCCCGACCTTCCCGCGCTGCCCGCGCCTGTCGCTCAGTCTAGGGAGAACTCAG GTGATGCCGTGTACGCGGAACCAGACTTCAGCCTCTGCGCGGCCAACCCCAACGTCAAGATCCCGCACTACGCCGAGGCAGAGATCGTCAACATCCAGGGCGTGGCGGGAACCAACACCTACGCCGTCCCCAACGTGAACATCGACATGTACTCCACGTCCACGCCTCCGGAGTTCCCCCGACACAACCTCCGCTTCCAGGAGAAGCTTGGGGAGGGGCAGTTTGGAGAG GTTCACCTGTGTGAAGCTGAGGGAATGAGAGAATTCGTGGGCGGAGATTTCTgcctcacacacacaaaggacAAACCTGTACTGGTGGCTGTAAAGATGCTGAGGCCAGATGCCACTAAAAATGCCAG AACTGACTTCTTCAAGGAAGTGAAGATCCTTGCGAGGCTGAGAGACGCTAACATTGTGCGACTGCTCGGAGTGTGTACACGGGACGAACCGCTGTGCATGATCGTTGAGTACATGGAGAATGGCGACCTGAACCAGTACCTCTTCAAACACGAGTTTGAGGGGGGTGTAGCGTCGGCTTCGAATGCACCCATGCTCGG CTTGGGGGCGCTGCTCTACATGGCTGCTCAGATCGCGTCCGGAATGAAGTACCTGTCGTCCTTGAACTTTGTGCACCGCGACCTCGCCACCAGGAACTGCCTGGTTGGTCCGAGGCACTCGGTGAGAATAGCGGACTTCGGCATGAGTCGGAACCTGTACTGCGCGGATTACTACAGGATACAGGGGCGCGCCGTGCTCCCCATCAGGTGGATGGCCTGGGAGAGTATTCTCATG GGTAAGTTCACCAGTCAGAGTGACATCTGGGCCTTCGGAGTGACCCTGTGGGAGGTCCTCACGCTCGCCAAGGAGCAGCCGTACGCCCACCTGTCCGACGAGCAGGTCATCGAGAACACGGGAGAGTTCTTCAAGGACGAGGGCCGCCAGGTGCACCTGTCGCAGCCCGCCATCTGTCCCAGCGACACCTACGCCATGATGAGAAAATGTTGGAAGAAGGAGCCCGAGAACAGACCCACCTTTGAAGACCTCTGCGTCTTCCTACAGAGGAAAAACATTGGCTTCCTCACAGAAGTATGA